The following are encoded together in the Conger conger chromosome 11, fConCon1.1, whole genome shotgun sequence genome:
- the LOC133140599 gene encoding alpha-1-antiproteinase 2-like, with amino-acid sequence MKMRTLLHLGSLKIYQENLDFAFCLYKHISAQPDSQSKNVFSSLSVSMALAALSVGARGKTHQQLFEGLGFNSTEITTEEVNQAFQHIHHNLNEKTDNTEEAKEQINTYVHEKTKGKISDLVQDVDPLTVMYLINYIYFKGKWEIQFNPKATKDHDFHVDDKTTVSVSMMHKKDDFHVYHDEDIYTHVLQLHYNESVSMMLVLPEKGLQGLEEVVCKNHLQKWIRSVEMKTYSVYVPKLSLKTSYQLKEILSEMGITDIFGDTANLTGISEGGKLVVSKVMHKATLDVDKAGATAAAATGIEIGMLGIPYPSLEPPVLKFDHPFMIFVLSRETRSILFMGKIVNPA; translated from the exons ATGAAGATGAGGACCCTGCTGCATCT TGGAAGCCTGAAGATATACCAGGAGAACCTGGACTTTGCTTTCTGTCTGTACAAGCACATCTCTGCCCAGCCCGATTCTCAGTCCAAGAACGTCTTCTCCTCGTTGAGTGTGTCCATGGCCCTGGCTGCTCTGTCCGTGGGGGCCAGAGGGAAGACGCACCAGCAGCTCTTTGAAGGTCTGGGCTTCAACAGCACAGAAatcaccacagaggaagtgaacCAGGCCTTCCAACACATCCATCACAACCTCAATGAGAAAACGGACAACACTGAAGAGGCCAAGGAACAGATCAATACGTATGTTCATGAAAAGACCAAGGGTAAAATATCAGATCTGGTTCAGGATGTGGATCCGCTGACAGTCATGTATCTCATCAACTACATATACTTCAAAG GTAAATGGGAGATTCAATTTAATCCCAAAGCAACCAAGGATCATGACTTTCATGTTGATGATAAAACAACCGTTTCAGTTTCGATGATGCACAAAAAGGATGATTTTCATGTTTATCATGATGAAGACATCTACACTCATGTTCTCCAGCTGCATTATAATGAGTCTGTCTCAATGATGCTGGTCCTTCCAGAGAAAGGATTGCAGGGTCTGGAGGAAGTggtctgcaaaaaccatttgcagaaatggatCAGATCAGTGGAGATGAA GACGTACAGTGTATATGTTCCAAAACTGTCCCTTAAGACCTCATATCAACTCAAAGAAATCCTTTCTGAAATGGGAATCACTGACATATTTGGGGATACTGCAAACCTCACTGGAATATCAGAGGGAGGGAAATTGGTTGTATCTAAG GTTATGCACAAGGCTACCTTGGACGTGGACAAAGCTGGAGCAACAGCAGCCGCAGCCACAGGAATCGAAATTGGGATGCTTGGAATCCCATACCCTAGTCTCGAACCCCCCGTCTTGAAATTTGACCATCCTTTCATGATTTTTGTGCTCAGTCGTGAAACCAGAAGTATCCTGTTCATGGGGAAAATTGTGAACCCAGCATAA